The DNA segment AGCGCTGACGAGGGGAGTGGTTATCACGCTATTTTCAAGGATGGCCGTAAGCGCAAGCTGAAGGAGGAGAAGCAGCGGGTCAAGAATTGGCATGATATCTTTCCCGGTCTTGCACCGAAGATACTCGCCTATCAGAAACAGGGCGATTCTGCGGCCCTGTTGATCGAGCACCTGGCCGGCCAGACCTTCGAACAGATCCTGCTGGATGGTTCGGATAAGCTGCTGCAGCAGGCCCTGAATCACCTGACCAGGACCCTGAGCCAGATATGGCTGGAGACAAAGACGAAAAAACCTGTCTCCGCGGCCTATATGAAACAGTTGGCGAAGCGTATGAAGGATGTGTATGCCATCCATCCGGAATTCAGGCAACCCGCGGCTATCATCGGTGGTGTGGCGTTACCTGCATTCGATGATCTCCTGAAACAGATGCAGGGTCTTGAAACTGGCGTGAAGGCGCCGTTTTCCGTCTATATTCATGGAGATTTCAATGTCGATAACATCATCTTCGATCCCCAGGAGAAACGTATCAATTTCATTGATCTGCATCGTTCCAGCCATATGGACTACCTGCAGGATGTGAGTGTCTTCATGGTCTCCAACTACCGTCTGCAGGTATTCGACCCCCGGGTCAGGCAGCGGATTATGGATCTCTGCCATGCCTTCTATCGTTTTGCCAGGGCCTTTGCCCGGGAGCAGGGGGATAAGGGTTTCGAGATCCGTCTGGCTATGGGCCTGATCCGCTCCTTTGCCACATCTCCCCGCTTCATTCTGGATAAATCCCTGTCGGAACGCATGTTCTCTCGAGCCACCTACCTGATGGAGCGGCTGCTCGAGAGTGAATCCAAACCCAAGCATCCTTTTGTGGTGCCCGTGAAGGAGATTTTCATTGGATAAACCGAAAATCGGTGTCGTCGGTATTCCCGGGAAATGGTCCACCGAGGCCCTGGCCGATGCGGTGAACGAGGCCACGGGATTTCGTCTGGTGATCGACATGGCCGAAGTATGCGCCGAACTGGACAGCGGCAGACTCCTGTTTCGGGATCAGGACCTGACCCGTCTCGATGCGGTGGTGGTGAAAAAGATCAGCGAGGAGTACAGCCCACACGTGCTTGACCGGCTCGAGATGTTGCGACAGTTGCAGCGGGCCGGGGTGCGGGTGTTCAGCAAGGTAGAGCGGATCATCCGGCTTATCGACCGCCTTAGCTGTACCCTGTCCCTCTATAATGCAAGGATACCCATGCCACCGACCCGGATCACAGAGAACCCTGCGATTGCCGCCGAAGCTGTCGCTGCATTCGGTTCAGCAGTCTTCAAACCACTCTATTCCACAAAGGCCCGGGGTATGACAGTAATCGATGCCGGGCAGGATCCACAGCAGTTGCTGCAACAGATCGAGGCCTTCCGGGTGGATAATCCGGTAATGTACATCCAGAAAAAACTGGCCTTGCCGGGGCGGGATCTGGGGATGGTCTTTCTCGATGGTGACTACCTGGGCAGTTATGCCAGGGTGGGTCAATCGGGGGCCTGGAACACCACCATCAGGAGTGGCGGTCACTACGAGGGGTATGAGGCCGATGAGGAGCTGGTGGCCTTGGCGCGCAAGGCCCAGGCGATCTTCGGCCTCGATTTCACCACGGTGGATGTGGCGGAGACGGAGCGGGGACCGGTAATCTTCGAGGTCTCCGCATTTGGCGGCTTCCGTGGGGCGCAGGAGGGGATGGGTATAGATGTGCCATCCCGCTATGTGGCCTACATGCTGGAGGAACTGGAGGCATGAACAGCACGACTGACTGGGCCGGGATCGTGGATGCCCGGGATGCGGCCACACGGCTTTTACAAACGGTGCCCCTCTGCGAGAAGCCGCTGCAACTGGCGATAGGTGAATGCAGCCTGGTGATTCGTTCCAACAGCCAATCGTTGCTGGACCGGCTGGGGGACTATTTTCATCACCTACCCAGGAAAACGGGTCTGGCGACAATCGAAGTCACTGCCATTGAGAGTGAAAAGCTCGAGACCGGTCTGCCGTTTATCGACTGGCAGCGGGAAGCGGGTAAGAGTGGACGCAAGGATGCCTATCTCGATCTGACAGATGGGCGTCTGGTGTTCAAGGTGCGCACCGGCATGTTGTTTCTGCAGAGCGAACAGTGGCGTATCGCGGCTGGGCCATGTACGGCCTATGACAACCAGCTAGTCAATTTCATAAACTCACAGGTGATGAACTGGCTGCAGCAGCGGGAGTGGCTGATCTGTCACGCCGCCGCTCTGGTTCTGAAGGGGCATGGGATAGCCATGGCCGGTTTTTCCGGGGGCGGAAAGTCGACCCTGATGCTGCATCTGATGGAGCATCCCAAGAGTCGCTATGTGACCAATGACAGGCTGTTTCTGCGGCGTCAGGGTGTCAGGGTGGAGGCGGTGGGCATCCCCAAGCTTCCCCGCATCAATCCAGGCACTCTGGTGAACAGTCCACGACTCTCACCCCTGCTGGACCAACAGAGAAGGGAACAATTGCTGAGCCTGCCGAAACAGGAACTTTGGGACCTTGAAGAGAAGTACGACGTGGATGTGGAACGGCTCTATGGCCGTGATCGCATCGACACCTCGACCCCCGTGCCTCTGGATGCGATGGTGATCCTGAACTGGAGCAGAGAGGAGAGCGCTCCCCTCAAGCTGACCAAGATCGATATCGCGCAACGCAGTGAACTGCTGAATGCGGTGATGAAATCTCCCGGACCTTTCTTTCAGGACAGTCTCGGTGAGTTTATAAGGGATGATGAAGCGCTTCAGCCTGCGCCCTATCTGGCCCTGTTGAAGAGTGTCCCAATCTATGAGGTGACAGGTAAAATAGACTTTGCCGAATTGAGTGGATTGTGTTTAAAACTGTGGGATTAAACGAATGTATGAGGCGATCAGACTATGGCTAGAGAGTTGATGTTGCTCAGACATGGAAAGTCCGATTGGAGTCAACAGGTGGAGGATTTCAAACGTCCGCTCAAAGATCGTGGCAAACGTGGTGCGCAACGCATGGGGGTGTGGTTGCTGCAACAGCGGTTGCAGCCCGACTATGTCGTCAGTTCTCCCGCGGAGCGCGCTATCGTCACCGCACAGAAGACGATCAAGACCATGGGTGGCGATGCGAAAACCATCCAGGAGGATCGACGCATCTATGCCGCGAATGTGGATGAGTTGTTAAGGGTCCTCGCTGATGTGCCCCCAGAAAGCAAGCGGATCATGCTGGTGGGACACAATCCGGGTTTGGAATTACTGGCAGAGTATCTGCAGGGTGAACGCATCCCCTTACCCAGCGATGGTAAGTTGATACCCACCTCCACCCTGGTAATGATTGAGATGCCGGATGACTGGAGTGAGCTGAAGAGTGGTGACGGCAACCTGATATCCATCGTCCGTCCATCCAGCATGGATAAGAAGTTTCCCTTTCCCGACGAACATGGCACTGAGATGCGGGATCGACCGGCCTACTATTACAAGCAGTCCTCTGTGATCCCCTACAGGATCAAGGACAGCAAGGTTGAAATCCTGGTGGTGATGTCGAGTAAGCGCAAGCATTGGGTATTGCCGAAAGGGATCAGCGAACCCGCATTGAGCCTGCAGGATTCGGCTGCCAAAGAGGCCCTTGAGGAGGCGGGTATCGAGGGAGAGGTGGCGGAAGAGCCGGTGGGCACCTATACCTATGATAAATGGGGTGCCGAATGCACGGTGAAGGTCTACCCGATGCGGGTCACCCGCGAGTTGCCGGAAAGCGAATGGGAAGAGAATCACCGCGGACGCGAGTGGCTGTCGCCAAAGCTGGCGATGAGACGGGTCAAACAGGCGGAATTGAAACCGATGATTCAAGTCCTGGCCAAGCAACTGAAAGGTTAGGTTTTTCAAATGGTGATAAATCGTGGCTAGATTGATAGCCGCTTTGTTGCGTCATGGTGAGTATCAACAACTGCCCGATACCCCGAGTGCCCTGCAACCCTTTCCCTTGACCAGGCCGGGCGCGGAACAGGCGGAGCGGTCGGTAACCCTGATCCAGGGTAGCCTCGAGACGTTCAAATGGTCGTTGCACCCGGTGATCGACAGCTCACGCCTGCTGCGTGGCTGGCAGACCGCAGATGTGTTGCGCAAGGGATTACAGATCGGCAGTCACGACAGGTTGCAAATCGAATCCTTCGACGTCTTGGCTGAACGGTCATTGGGTTCGGCAGCCAATCTTACATTGCAACAGATCGAGTCGGTGCTCAGGGCAGACCCTCGCTTTACGTCACCGCCTAGGGGTTGGAAGTCTGACAGCCACTATCGGCTGCCGCTTCAGGGGGCGGAATCCCTGATGGATGCGGGTGAACGGGTGGCTGAACATATTCAGCGACGCCTGCTGGAGCTGCAAACGCAAGTGGAGGTGGATACCGTGAAGCTGTTCGTGGGTCATGGTGCGGCCTTTCGCCATGCGGCTCACCGCCTGGGTGTATTGCCGTTTGAACGGATCGCGGCAGTGAGTATGTATCATTGCCGGCCGGTTTTTCTCGAACGTCTGTCGGATGGGTCCTGGCAGCATCTTACAGGAGACTGGAAAATCCGTTCCGGTGGAGACTCTTTTGACGACTAAAAACAATAACGACGCTAGACCTCACCACAAGTATCTGCCGGTTTACAAGGGTTTGAAATGGCTTGATGTGGATCTGCCCACAAACGGTGAGCCATGGCTCTCGGGTAGGCGGCTATCGGTGGCCAAGGAGCGGGGGCAGCGTAGCTCTGCCGAGCTGTTATTGAGAGAAGTGGTGAAACAGGGTGAGTGGCAGTGGCCGAAACACAAGCACTATTTTTTTTCCGACCTGCACGCCGATGCGGATGCCTTTGTCGCCTCCCTGGTGGCTTCGGGCGGGGTGAGGAAGACAGGTAACGAAGCCTGTGCATTGAAACTGACATCCCATGGTAAAGATGCCATTTTCGTGATTGGAGGAGACTGTTTCGATAAAGGTCCCAGTAACTTGAAACTGTTGCAGGTGATACGACAGCTTAGAAAACTGGGTGCCAAAGTGTTACTGCTTGCGGGTAATCACGATATACGCATTAAGCTGGGGATTGCATCGGTTGGTATGGATCCCGATCCACGCCATGATCATTTTTTTATCCGTATGGGGAGTAAAGTCGTACCCATGCTGCGCGAGATCGCGGATGAGTACCTGCAGGACAAGAATGCCTTGAAGGGTATACCGCCTACCCGCACCTGTCGCCGCATACTCTACCCACCGAAGCGTTGGTTCAAAGAGTTTCCAAAGATGGCAAGCTGGGTAATGCCTGATAAGCGCATGGCCAGGGAGCTGAAGCGTCTGCAGGAGAAGATCGATGCCTTTGAGTCGGACTGCAAGGCGGTGGGCCTCAGCTTGCGTCATGTCTACGCCGCAGTGATGAAATGGCAGGAGCTGTTTCTCAAACCCGGTGGTGAATTTGCATGGTTCTTCAAACAGATGAGACTGGTCTATCGCCGGGGTTCATTTCTTTTTGTGCATGCGGGTATGGATGACAGAATGGCGAAACTGATCAAGCGTAAAGGCATCAAGTACCTAAACAAGGAGTTCAGGGAGAGTATCGAGGATGAGATCTTTGAGTTCTACTATGGTCCGATGGCCAATCTGATTCGCACCAAGTACAGGGACGTGGATATGCCGCTTACGCGCAAGGGAATCAAGTTGTTGAACGAGGCGGGGATCTACACCATTGTGCATGGCCATGCCAATCGCCATCACGGACAGCGTATCATGCTGCGTAAAGGGATGATCCATTTTGAATGCGATGCCACGCTGGATCGCCACAGTCGCAAGAAAGAGGGACTCAAGGGGGAGGGTGCCGCTGTAACCATCATCCATCCCAAACGCCTGGTCATGGGAGTCAGTACCGACTATCCCCATATCAAGGTATTTGACCAGAAGTCGTTTACTTAGCGAATCCCTGATCCATTCAGACATAAACAGACGCTTCATCGAAGAACACCGGGAAAATAGAGATGAGACAAGGCAAGAAAAATTTCCGTCATGAGTCTTTGCAGGATAAAGATTCCATTCAGGCACTCATGAAAGCGATCTCGCAAGGGATCGCCAAAGGCAAACTGACCTTGAGCGACGAGGACGGTGAGATGGTTATGCAGCCGGATGGGCTGCTGCAGCTGAAGGTCACCGCCACCCAGGATGAGGAGCGGCATCGCATCAATCTGCGGATTACCTGGCAGGTTGAGGCAGAGCGGCCGAAAAAGAGTAAACACTTGAAGGTGAAAGTGAAGTAGATGGAGGCTTTATCGGCGCAGGCCGTTGCAGCGATAACCAAAGGTTGTGCCGAACATCTGCGCCGACACGGCTATCGCCTGGTTGTGGCGGAGTCCTGTACCGGTGGCTGGCTGGCCAAGATATTGACCGATCTGGCGGGTAGCAGCGATTGGTTCGATCGTGGTTTTGTGACCTACAGCAATCAGGCAAAGCAGGCCATGTTGGGGGTCTCTTCCTCCACCCTGCAGCAATTCGGCGCCGTCAGCGAAGCCTGTGTCCTGGAGATGACTGAAGGAGCATTGAGGGAGAGCGGCGCCGAGGTCGCTGTGGCGATCAGCGGAGTCGCAGGACCCGGCGGCGGCAGTGTGGAAAAACCGGTGGGAAGCGTCTACTTTGCCTGGCAGATCAAGGGAGATGAGGGGATAACAGGTCGGCAATCTTTCCCTGGTGATCGCAACCAGGTGCGGTGGCAGGCGGTTGTTCATGCCTTGCAAGAACTTGAGCGTTTATTGAGTGAGTGATCGATTGAGGACGCCGGGATCATGAGTGGTCAGCGTTATTTCTTTGCCCTGTGGCCAGATGAGGCGGTACGTGATCAGCTCGATCTATTGGCCCGCACTTCGCAGCCTGGAGAAGGGCGTCGGCATGCCGCCGATGATCTGCATATGACAGTGGTCTTTCTCGGACAAATAGCGCCATCTCAAAGGCGTTGCATGGAAGATATTGCCGATACCGTCAGGGTACCGACTTTTCAGTTGTCCATCGACCATACCGGTTACTGGTCGAGACCAAGGATCCTCTGGGCTTCACCAGGAGAGACCCCACAAGCACTTAGTCAACTGGTCGCCGATTTAAACAATGGTCTGACCGGTTGTGGTCACGAACCGGAACAACGCGCCTATAAACCTCACGTCACACTCTTCAGAAAGGCGCGCCAGGTTGTTCCGGCACAACTGCCACAACCCATAGTCTGGCAGGTGAAAGAGTTCGTTTTGGCAGCTTCGGCAAACACGGGTTTGTCCGGGACGCGCTATCAGGTTCTACGACGCTGGCCATTGGATTAGACATCGGCAAAACACAATCTATTTACTGATATGAGATGTAGGGTGCGGCTTGCCGCACCGACTACTGACTGTGCTGCTCCTGACGTCCGTAAAGAGAGGTGTAGAGGCCATTGTTTTGCAATAACTCTTCATGGCGACCCTCTTCCACTACCTGGCCATCTTCAAAGACCAATACCCGGTCAGCCTGTTTTACCGCGCTTAGTCTGTGGGCAATGATGACCGTGGTTCGTCCCTGTAGAAAGTTCTGCAGGGCCTCATGCAGGTCGCCTTCCGTTGTGGTATCCAGGGCGGAGGTGGCCTCGTCGAGAATCACCACCTTGGGATCGGTCAATACCATGCGGGCGATGGCGAGGCGTTGCCGCTGTCCTCCGGAGAGACGGACGCCGAAACGGCCGATCAGGGTCTCCAGGCCTTGCTCCATGGCTTGAATGGTCTGCTTAAGTTGAGCAATCTCCAGGGCCTGCCACAGCTTCTCATCTTCGATCTCGCGACCCAGGGTGAGGTTGATCCTGACGCTGTCATTGAGTAGGGCGGGGTGTTGTAGCACGGTGGCCACATGATCCCGCACCACATCCATGCCGATCTCATCTACCGCAACTCCGTCAAACAACACCCGTCCGGTCTTGACCGGATAGAGACCCAGTATGATCTGCACCAAGGTGGTCTTGCCACCGCCGCTGGCGCCGACGAAAGCAACCTTTTCACCGGCCTTGATCTCCAGGTTGACGCCATTCAAGACAGACGAACCATCACCATAGGCAAACTGGATATCCTCAAGACGAAGGCTGACGGTGGACTTGCCGAGAAAGGGGTTGTGCTTGTGTGGGTAGGTCGGTTCAAGATCGACCTTCAGCATATCGTTGATGCGGCTGAGAGCCGCTTGCGCGCCATTATAGGCATACTGGATATTCAATACTTCCTGCACCGGTCCCATCATGAACCAGAGATAGGCGTAGACACCAAGCATCTCGCCGATAGTCAGATCTGACCAGAGCACCATAAACATGCTCACAGCACGAAAGATGTCGAAACCGAACAGGAAGATCATGAAGGAGAGTCGATTGGCGGCATCGCTCTTCCAGGTGAATGCGGCAGAGTGATGGCGGATATGGTCGGCCTTATCGATGATGCGTCGAATGTAGTGGCGCTCCCGGTTACTGGCGCGTATCTGCTGGATCGCATCCAAGGTCTCTTCGAGGGATTCCTGGAACAGTTGAAAGGCGGAGTTTTCCCGCTTCTTGAGGTGCTTGACCTTGCGACCGAAGATGGTGGTGAAGTAGATCACCAGGGGATTGAGCAAGAGGATGAACAGGGCCAGGGCCCAGTTGATCCAGAGCAGCACGATTGCGGTTCCGATGATGCTCAACGAGGCCACCAGAAACTTGCTGGTGGTAACGCTGACAAAGCTGTCCACGGCTTCCAGATCGGTGACCAGGTGGGAGGCGACGGTACCGCTGCCCATGGTCTCGTAGGCGGACATGGAGATGCGTTCAAGCCTGAGGAGCAGATCCCGTCGGATGTGAAAAATGACATCCTTGGCGATCCTGGTGAATTGCCAGGTCTGCCATACCCCGAAGATAAGGGCGAGAAGGCGCAGAATGAGGGTGAGGACCAGGATTGCCATAATGTAGAGCACAGGCCCGTGCCAAGCCTGGGGAAACAGGGCATTCATGGCGGCAATCGCCCGCCCGGGCTGGTTCAGCAGCACTTCGTCCACCAGCAGTGGTATCAACAGGGGAACAGGTACGGCGGCAATGGCGCCCAGCACGGCAATCAGATTCGCGGCGATGAGTTCGCGGCGGTGATGCAGCACCATGTCGATCAGCTCATTCCAGCGATATTCCCCCTCGCGCAAGCCGGATTTGGATAGTGGGTATGTGACATCGCTACTCATGACAACGAAGGTTGGCCTTCATCCGTCGCAGCCCCTCGATACGGCTCTGGGTGTGGTGAAGACGATCATTCTCCTGATATTCCGCGACGGCGGAATAGCCCAGATAACTGAGTGCGCCGGGCACCCACAGGGAACCGATCCAGATGGAAGCACCGGTATAGGGATCTTCGTAGAATCCCGGTTTGGCGCTGTAGGATCGACCTTCGAGCTGAGACAATCGTTGTTCCAATTGCCTGCAATTCAGCTGCTCGTCCCCCGCCTCATTGAGGGGTTCAACAGGTCGGGGATAGGCCCTTTGATCCTCAGTCGACATGACAGGTGCCGAGACCAGCAGCAACAGGAGCAATGACAGGGTATATGGTTGAAGTTTCATTAGGCTACGGCTCCCTATCTCCTCAGCGAGACCTGGCGGCGGCTCGGAATGGGGATCAGAGTACGGACTCGTTAAAATCGTAGATCAGATTGCTTTCCGGACGCTGTACGAAATTCCCCTGCACATAATCGGTACCACTGCTCCATAACACGGCAATGCTGCGTGGGTCCTCAACCTGTGGAGCAATAACTTTGATACCTTTTTCATGGGCAAGTTCTATGAGCTCTTTGAGACCTTGCTCAGGATCCTGCAATAGATTGAAATCGAGTTTGATATAGTGAATCGGAAGATGTTCGATAACTCGTTCGGTTTCCGCTGTATGGGTGACACGGGTCAGCAGGGACGTGATGCCGATCTTGTTCAGCATATCAATGCAGATCTTGGCGGATTTCAGGTTTTTGGCTATCTCATTGATGTTGAACTCGAATGTCAGGCTGTTTTTGTGAATCTGCCCCTGACGGTGTTTGTTGCGCAGCCAGGTAAGACGCTCCATGTTCTCCAGCAGATCCGCGGATTGGGAGACGAACAGATGCAGATCACTGCCCTGGTGTTTATGCTCACTGATGGCATGTACGGCACGTCGGGTGGTCCACTGATCGACCTTGCTGATCAATCCCAACTCCTCAGCCTTGGGAATGAATTCTGCGGCACGATGCAGTTTGCCATCGGGTTCCTGAAGTCGAAGCAGGGTCTGGTAATGGGCCTGGGTGCTGCCCTGGAGGGCAACAATTGGCTGGAAAAAGATGTCTAAATAGTCATGCTCAAGGGCGCTTTCGATCAATGATCCCATATCTACAGCAGCAGCTTCACTCGTCTGATCCTGTGTCGCTACCTCAATTTCAACGAATTTGATTTGATTGCCACCTGCCTCCTGGGCATTACGGCTGGCGATCTGGGCATGGGCGATGATTGAACGGGAATCGTGATTATTCGTCTCAACCGGGTAGATGCCGATGCTGAGGGTAACGCCGACAGTGGTGTTCTCGACTTCGATGATCTGCTTTGATGCGTATTGACACAGGGCTTCACCCAGAGACTGCAATTCCTCCTGGGTAGGACGCAAGGCAAGCAGGCTCAGGCTGTTGTCTCCAAAACGGGTCAATATATCCTGGCTCTGCAACTGCTGTTTGAGGTGGTCGGCCACCACTGCAAGTACCGCATCCAGACCGCCGATACCCACCGTTTGGATAAGATCCTCCGGGCTGTCGATCTGAATGAAGTAGATTCCCGTGA comes from the Candidatus Thiodiazotropha sp. CDECU1 genome and includes:
- a CDS encoding aminoglycoside phosphotransferase family protein, with the translated sequence MSVAKSIQENLHFLLAETATHLALLKDYLTLPTATIPMRLLDRQGYVENLKLSIHNHCLREMSSSDQDDKDYQLLRSIEVIASQLERIVELSRDAVMQSAHIQHRGMIKVKGFLAMINRVNNGLASIEPALSAKDTRQALKIGKVERHLDTAYQKQLKHYSRLLKKEKHPADRISLIMLAHIIEQMGNAMLRISEAIISASMGQHFSTDRYHAFNASVTELKTANDIGRLEFTPIAETKSGSAINALSSADEGSGYHAIFKDGRKRKLKEEKQRVKNWHDIFPGLAPKILAYQKQGDSAALLIEHLAGQTFEQILLDGSDKLLQQALNHLTRTLSQIWLETKTKKPVSAAYMKQLAKRMKDVYAIHPEFRQPAAIIGGVALPAFDDLLKQMQGLETGVKAPFSVYIHGDFNVDNIIFDPQEKRINFIDLHRSSHMDYLQDVSVFMVSNYRLQVFDPRVRQRIMDLCHAFYRFARAFAREQGDKGFEIRLAMGLIRSFATSPRFILDKSLSERMFSRATYLMERLLESESKPKHPFVVPVKEIFIG
- a CDS encoding GAK system ATP-grasp enzyme — encoded protein: MDKPKIGVVGIPGKWSTEALADAVNEATGFRLVIDMAEVCAELDSGRLLFRDQDLTRLDAVVVKKISEEYSPHVLDRLEMLRQLQRAGVRVFSKVERIIRLIDRLSCTLSLYNARIPMPPTRITENPAIAAEAVAAFGSAVFKPLYSTKARGMTVIDAGQDPQQLLQQIEAFRVDNPVMYIQKKLALPGRDLGMVFLDGDYLGSYARVGQSGAWNTTIRSGGHYEGYEADEELVALARKAQAIFGLDFTTVDVAETERGPVIFEVSAFGGFRGAQEGMGIDVPSRYVAYMLEELEA
- a CDS encoding HprK-related kinase B; this translates as MNSTTDWAGIVDARDAATRLLQTVPLCEKPLQLAIGECSLVIRSNSQSLLDRLGDYFHHLPRKTGLATIEVTAIESEKLETGLPFIDWQREAGKSGRKDAYLDLTDGRLVFKVRTGMLFLQSEQWRIAAGPCTAYDNQLVNFINSQVMNWLQQREWLICHAAALVLKGHGIAMAGFSGGGKSTLMLHLMEHPKSRYVTNDRLFLRRQGVRVEAVGIPKLPRINPGTLVNSPRLSPLLDQQRREQLLSLPKQELWDLEEKYDVDVERLYGRDRIDTSTPVPLDAMVILNWSREESAPLKLTKIDIAQRSELLNAVMKSPGPFFQDSLGEFIRDDEALQPAPYLALLKSVPIYEVTGKIDFAELSGLCLKLWD
- a CDS encoding histidine phosphatase family protein, which translates into the protein MARELMLLRHGKSDWSQQVEDFKRPLKDRGKRGAQRMGVWLLQQRLQPDYVVSSPAERAIVTAQKTIKTMGGDAKTIQEDRRIYAANVDELLRVLADVPPESKRIMLVGHNPGLELLAEYLQGERIPLPSDGKLIPTSTLVMIEMPDDWSELKSGDGNLISIVRPSSMDKKFPFPDEHGTEMRDRPAYYYKQSSVIPYRIKDSKVEILVVMSSKRKHWVLPKGISEPALSLQDSAAKEALEEAGIEGEVAEEPVGTYTYDKWGAECTVKVYPMRVTRELPESEWEENHRGREWLSPKLAMRRVKQAELKPMIQVLAKQLKG
- a CDS encoding histidine phosphatase family protein, with the protein product MARLIAALLRHGEYQQLPDTPSALQPFPLTRPGAEQAERSVTLIQGSLETFKWSLHPVIDSSRLLRGWQTADVLRKGLQIGSHDRLQIESFDVLAERSLGSAANLTLQQIESVLRADPRFTSPPRGWKSDSHYRLPLQGAESLMDAGERVAEHIQRRLLELQTQVEVDTVKLFVGHGAAFRHAAHRLGVLPFERIAAVSMYHCRPVFLERLSDGSWQHLTGDWKIRSGGDSFDD
- a CDS encoding metallophosphoesterase, which translates into the protein MTTKNNNDARPHHKYLPVYKGLKWLDVDLPTNGEPWLSGRRLSVAKERGQRSSAELLLREVVKQGEWQWPKHKHYFFSDLHADADAFVASLVASGGVRKTGNEACALKLTSHGKDAIFVIGGDCFDKGPSNLKLLQVIRQLRKLGAKVLLLAGNHDIRIKLGIASVGMDPDPRHDHFFIRMGSKVVPMLREIADEYLQDKNALKGIPPTRTCRRILYPPKRWFKEFPKMASWVMPDKRMARELKRLQEKIDAFESDCKAVGLSLRHVYAAVMKWQELFLKPGGEFAWFFKQMRLVYRRGSFLFVHAGMDDRMAKLIKRKGIKYLNKEFRESIEDEIFEFYYGPMANLIRTKYRDVDMPLTRKGIKLLNEAGIYTIVHGHANRHHGQRIMLRKGMIHFECDATLDRHSRKKEGLKGEGAAVTIIHPKRLVMGVSTDYPHIKVFDQKSFT
- a CDS encoding amphi-Trp domain-containing protein → MRQGKKNFRHESLQDKDSIQALMKAISQGIAKGKLTLSDEDGEMVMQPDGLLQLKVTATQDEERHRINLRITWQVEAERPKKSKHLKVKVK
- the pncC gene encoding nicotinamide-nucleotide amidase; this encodes MEALSAQAVAAITKGCAEHLRRHGYRLVVAESCTGGWLAKILTDLAGSSDWFDRGFVTYSNQAKQAMLGVSSSTLQQFGAVSEACVLEMTEGALRESGAEVAVAISGVAGPGGGSVEKPVGSVYFAWQIKGDEGITGRQSFPGDRNQVRWQAVVHALQELERLLSE
- the thpR gene encoding RNA 2',3'-cyclic phosphodiesterase produces the protein MSGQRYFFALWPDEAVRDQLDLLARTSQPGEGRRHAADDLHMTVVFLGQIAPSQRRCMEDIADTVRVPTFQLSIDHTGYWSRPRILWASPGETPQALSQLVADLNNGLTGCGHEPEQRAYKPHVTLFRKARQVVPAQLPQPIVWQVKEFVLAASANTGLSGTRYQVLRRWPLD
- a CDS encoding ABC transporter ATP-binding protein, producing MSSDVTYPLSKSGLREGEYRWNELIDMVLHHRRELIAANLIAVLGAIAAVPVPLLIPLLVDEVLLNQPGRAIAAMNALFPQAWHGPVLYIMAILVLTLILRLLALIFGVWQTWQFTRIAKDVIFHIRRDLLLRLERISMSAYETMGSGTVASHLVTDLEAVDSFVSVTTSKFLVASLSIIGTAIVLLWINWALALFILLLNPLVIYFTTIFGRKVKHLKKRENSAFQLFQESLEETLDAIQQIRASNRERHYIRRIIDKADHIRHHSAAFTWKSDAANRLSFMIFLFGFDIFRAVSMFMVLWSDLTIGEMLGVYAYLWFMMGPVQEVLNIQYAYNGAQAALSRINDMLKVDLEPTYPHKHNPFLGKSTVSLRLEDIQFAYGDGSSVLNGVNLEIKAGEKVAFVGASGGGKTTLVQIILGLYPVKTGRVLFDGVAVDEIGMDVVRDHVATVLQHPALLNDSVRINLTLGREIEDEKLWQALEIAQLKQTIQAMEQGLETLIGRFGVRLSGGQRQRLAIARMVLTDPKVVILDEATSALDTTTEGDLHEALQNFLQGRTTVIIAHRLSAVKQADRVLVFEDGQVVEEGRHEELLQNNGLYTSLYGRQEQHSQ